The window TGTGCTATCGTTGTTTTTTTACGTAGCTGGATCAGAATTATCTTTAATCGATAGGACGGACACTGCCTACCCCATTTTACAGGCGCTAATCGGTATTTTTTTTGCGGCAGGGTTTATTTATAGGAAGTATAAACAGAACTTTCCGATTAGCTTTAGTTTGGCGCTATTAACACTTGCTATCGGACAAGTTGTTTGGTTATTATTAGGGAATACTTCGGAATTTTTAATCGATTATATTTTTTCTTTTGAATTAGTATTAATGAGTGGAGTATTGTCTGCCTTTGCAATCGGAATTTATGGAGGGTCGCTAAAAGACTTTAGGTTTTTAAGTTTTACTTTGGGGATTACGGTATTTACCTTTTATTCCCTATTTGAACCAAATCAAAACTATTCGATCAAAGTGCTTCTTGCAATTCTTTACATCCTTTTATCTTTTTATTTTTTTAGCACATTATTCCAACAAAATCCAATCTCAAGCAAATTTTACAAAATCAGATCCAAGATCGGCAAACACCCGCTATTTTCCCCATTCTATCGATCTAGTTTATCATTACTCATTGCTTACTGTATTTTACATTTATATTTTCAACCTGGCCCCAAAATTCCACTTATACTTTCTATCTCGTTTTCAGTTACATTCGGTAGAGTGATGTCTTTACTCGGAGGCTTAAAAAAAGAAACAAAAGCCGTCTTTTTAATTGGTAGAGTTGCATTACTTTTTGCATTCTTCTTTTTTATTTACCAAACATATTGGAGTTCGTTTTTTATTGCATTGTGCATCATCAATGGTACGATCGTTGGATTTTTTAAGCCAAACAAAACTCCTTACAAAGAATATCTTCTGATCGGTTTGGAAACAACCTTATACCTAGGACTTTCTTTCTTATTATACTTTTGGAATTTGCCAATGGGACTTAGAACATTGACAGCTTTGTTGTTTGTTCCAATCTTAATATATCCATATTTATTGCAGAAACACATCATTCGATTGCCTCGTTTTATCATGTTAGCTGCCGCGTGTTTAATTGTTCTATTTTTCTTCTCTCCTCCGACAATTAGAACAAATTCACCTTTTTCCAAAAAAGAAAATTTTGATCCAATTCCATTTGCCATTACTAACTTAAATTTTAATGAAGAGGAATATATTTTTTATAAATCGGTTTTGCCGTTTCCTTCGAACCCATTTCTTCCCAAAAGATCAGAAATTAAAAACAAAATAGTTGTTCTTGGTTTGAGTTCAAATCAATCTCAAATCATTTCTTATATAGAACGATTGAGTGAGGAAGAACACCCGTTTTTGATCATCACTACACGAAACAAAACCAATCAATTTCATCATATCAATGCACTTTCTCTATTGAGTAGGAAATCATATTGGAATTTTGATATATATTATCCTAATTACTTGGCTCAAAAAATAAACTTCACACCAAGCCTTCCCAATGATTGGAAACTCAAATATTTCACTGAAAAATTAGACAACCTATCGTTCTTAGAAGTAGTGAGTGTTTTGGATTCTGTTTTGAAGTATTCTTCTGGTGATTTAAGAAAGGATGCAATTGAAATCAAACATCTTTATTATGAATCATTTGCCGCCTATGCAAAGTTTTATCACAATATAGGTCAAAATAAATTGAGTTTGGATGCAATCGCGTATGCCAGAAAATTTGAATCCCCAAAACCAGATTTACTAAGAATTGCCTTTAATAGTTTGAAATTTACAACCCCGGAAGCGGAGTATATACCAATACTAGAAGATTTGAGCCTAGATATTGAGTTCCAAGAATTTGCTTGGAACTCGCTGATTCCAATGTTCGAGTCTATGGGTGATTGGAATAATGCTTTAAAAACTATGGGTCTTTTAGAACGTTTTTACCGTTCAAATAACCAAACAGAACTTGCAAACGAATTGGAACTAGCGAGAGTTCGTTTATATATGAACCAAGAAAATTGGAAAGAAGTGGAACCTATCATTGCAACAAGATTAAAAGAATACCCAAATTCAGTGATTTGGGAACGTTTAAAAAATGAAATATTAGAAAAAAAAGACTCACTACGACGAATCAGTGTTCGTCCTGATGCAAAAGAGGCAAGAATCCAATGATCCATTCAACACTACTCGGAATACTTGTAGCTATTTTATCTGTTTTCGTTGCTATTTTAATTGAAGGTGCTTCTCTTAGGTCCTTCTTCCACATACCAGCGATGTTTCTTATCGTTGGTGGTACGTTAGGTGCTACATTTGCTTCATTTTCAATTTCTCAGATTTCAAAGGCAGTGAGAGACACACGATATGCTTTACGCAAACAGAAAGAAACTGATCTCAAACTTGTGTTCTTTCGGTTTTGGGAAAAAGCAAGAAAAGATGGATTACTTTCTTTAGAAGATGAATCGAAAAAATTAGATAATTCATTTTTACAAAAAGGAATCCAATTGATAGTGGATGGTTCCGATCCAAGGACCATTGAAGAAATACTTTGGGAAGCACATGAGGAAAAAGAGAAGGTAGATTTAAAATCAGCAAAAATTTTTGAAACGGCAGCAGGATTTTCTCCTACGATCGGAATTATAGGAACAGTGCTTGGTCTTGTTACGGTTTTGGAAAATTTAGACGGAGGCACAAAGGCACTTGGACAAGGAATCGCAACCGCCTTCATTGCTACTTTTTATGGAATTTCATTTGCTAACCTCATTTTGTTACCAATTTCCAATCAATTGAAAGTCGTAGCAAAACGTGAAAGTAATGAACGCCAAGCCATTATGAGAGGAATCTTATCATTACAATCTGGCGAAAATCGAAGAATTTTAGCGGAGCGAATTGATCCTTTCGTCAACTAATTCCTATTAAGCAACCTTAAACCAAAGGCATGATACAGAATAATTGATGGATTTTCTCATCTCTAAAATCTGGAGGGATTGATTCTTTGGTCCTATTCAAACACTGGTAACCTCTCTCTTTCCATTCCTCCTCCTCTACTTCCATTTTGAATTTCCGAAAATTCGTTGAAAACCAAATCTCACCCTTATCCGATAAAAATTTCGTTAGCAATAACAACAGTAAGTTTCGATGTTTGGTTTGGACTTCCCATTCTTCGTACATTTTTTTACTGTTAGAAAATGTAGGTGGATCCAAAAAAATAAAATCATATCGTTCTCGATTTGGATTTTTTGACTCTTCTTCGATCCACTTCAAAATGTCTGCGTTGATGATTTTATGATTCGAACCTTCAAAACCATTTCGTCTCAAATTTTGAACTGCCCAATCACAATAAGTTTTGGAAAGATCAATACTTTTTGTTTTGGAAGCTCCACCTGACGCAGCATATACGGAAAAAGCGCCTGTGTAGGAAAATAAATTTAAAACAGATTTATTTTTGGATTTTTCTTTTAACCAAGACCTGGTGATGCGATGGTCTAAAAATAAACCTGTATCCAAATAGTCAGACAAATTGATTCTAAATTCTAAGTTCGCTTCCGTAGTCCAAAAAAAATTACCTTCAATTGAAAATTTTTCATATTGGTCTAAACCTTTTTGTTTTTTACGCTGCTTTAAAAAGAGTTTGTTTTCAGGAATTTGAAATACTTCCATAACTATCCGAACAATTTCTTTCAATCGTGCATCATGATCCGTTTCAGCTTGGAAACGTAAGGAACTTTTGTCGTATAATACTAAACCATTCGGATACCGATCCAAAATAAATGGAATCTGAGGGATGTCTTCTGAATAAATTCGGTAACAATTGATGTTTTCTCGCTTCGCCCATTTTTCGCGTTCTTTTTTTAATTTACGCAGGCGATTTTCAAACATCGTGAGGGCACCTAATCCTCGTTCGGTCATGAGATTTTCCTTTATTGGTCGGGTATTTTAGGTAGACTTCCCCGCCCTAATCGAGACTGGGTGGGGTTATCCACCCGCCACCCAATACGCTCCGTTTACCACGCCTCTCAAAAAAAGTCCTCCCTAATTCCAGTTCTTCGATTTTTTTTTCTAATTGGTTCGTGTTTTTGATTGGTGAGGAGGGTCTCCAGAAAAACAATGTCGGCTATATGTCCACAAAAGATACGACTTTCGTTTATTGTGATGGAAGCTCCAGAGGGAATCCTGGACCCGCTGCAATCGGTGTTTCCTTTCAAAACAATGAAGGAATGGAATTTCATTTCCTTTCAGAAAAAATAGGGAACGCAACCAATAATGTCGCTGAATGGAACGCACTATCTCGTGGAATGGAAGAAGCGATTAGGCAAAGCATAAAAAAGATTAAGTTTCGATTGGACTCAGAACTTGTCGTCAAACAAATGAAAGGTGAATATAAAGTAAAAAATAAAGATCTAATGGTATTTAAAACGAAGTGTGACCAACTTAAAAATTCATTTGAGAGCTTTGATATTCAATACATTCCGCGCGAACAAAATGCACGAGCCGATCAACTTGCTAATTTTGCTCAAGATTCCAAACCATGATAAGATTCACACATCATCAGATTCTTGGCTTGGCATTCATTCTGATTCAATTAGGTTGTAAATTATCACCCGCTAAACAATTGGATCGATTATTGGAAGAAGGTACGATGTTTCAATCTGCCATTTTTTGCGAAAAAAATAAATCCCAACTTTTGGAACGACAATCGGAATGTGATGAAGTCACAAAAAAAGTAAAAGAGGAAATCGATTCCATCGTCAACCGAAGGTTAGAATTGGGCATAACACCAGTCATAATTGAAAAAAAGAAAGGTGAGGAAATTGAAGAATTTCTAAAAGTACACACACAAATGGGGATTCGTTATTGGGAAATCTGGAAATCCAATGTGATTTTAGAATAGACAATCTCTCCTTATCTAAGATAACCATTTTATATGGCTGGTGATCCTTCTCAAATTCTCAAAAAAATCGGGCTCAAAGTAACTAAAAACAGAGAACAAGTTTTATCCATTTTACAAGGATCCACAAGACCACTCAACCACCAAGAAATCATGGAAAAACTTCCCAAAGAAGAGTCTTGGGACAGAGTTACAATCTACCGTGCTTTATCAGACCTAGAAGAAAAAAATCTTTTGAACTCACTTCATTCTGCAGATCGAGTCACCTACTTTGAGCTAAAATCAGATGGGAACCATATTGTGTCTGCTGCACATGGACATTTGATTTGTAATGTCTGCGGAAAAATCGAATGCATTGACGATCCTTGGAATGGGATGCCTTCTTCAAAACAACTCAAAGGTTTCACAACTGAATCTGTTGAAATCGTTTTTAGAGGCAAGTGTAGAAATTGCCAATAGACCAGAGCCTCACTACTTTAATCCCCACTTTACATAAAAAACATTTAGATACGATCAATTTTGCATTAAAAAATGCAGGATTTGAATGTTATCTCGTAGGTGGATCGGTTCGAGATTTAGTGATGAAAAAAATTCCCAAAGAATATGATCTCACGACAAATGCAGAACCTAAAGATGTTAAAAAATTATTTCGCACTGTCATTGATACTGGAATCGAACATGGCACAGTCACAGTCGTATTAGACAAAGTAAATTATGAAGTGACCACTTATCGAATCGACAAAGATTACGTGGATGGTCGAAGGCCTGGTCATGTTGAGTTTGGAACAACTTTACATGAAGATTTAAAGAGAAGGGATTTTACAATGAATGCCTTGGCTTATGATCTAACTTCAGGTGTGTTGATTGATGATCATAATGGACTCGCCGATATCAAAAGCAAAACCATTCGAACTATAGGGAATCCAATACAAAGGTTTACAGAGGATGGACTTAGGCCAATTAGAGCCTTAAGATTTGCTAGTACTCTAAATTTTAAGATCGATGAAGAAACAAAAAAAGCAATTCATCAAACAAAACATATCACAAAAAAAATTTCCTTAGAAAGATTTCAGGATGAAATATTGAAATCATTCCTTGGCGAAAAACCATCAGTTATGATTGCACTTTTAGTCGAAGAAAACCTATTTCAAGTTTTTCTTCCTTCTATGCAGCTTGATTTGATTCCAAATGAAATCTTTTTGGAAGAATTGAATAAGGTTTCAAAAGATTTAGTAGGGTTGCAACTTTCCTTTGCATTTTATTCAATTTTACCGAATGTAAGTTTAAAGGAATTGGAAACATATTTAAGATCCCTCAAATTTTCTGGACAGAATATAAAGGATACCCTTCTCTTCTCTGAACTCATTCAAAAATGGAATCAATACCCTGATTTAAATTCTCTCACAACTTACGATATTAAAAAATATTTCTTAGCGCCCGTTAAACGGCATTTCCAATCGCGATATGAATTGAACGAAATCTTTTTTCAAAAACTCACGCCGATTTTCGGAAATGAAATTATGAAATTACTTTCAATTTGGAATGAAAATCCTCCACTTCTGTTGTCCGATTTATCCATCAATGGGAATCATTTGAGTGAAAATTTCCCAGATTTGCCCAAACTCAAATTTGGAGAGGTCTTAAGTTTCCTTTTAGAACTGGTTCTGCAGTCGCCTAAAGAAAATGAATTTCACAAATTAATCACCCATTCTGCTGAATTTATAAACAATTTGACCAAATAAAAAAATTTCAGTAACGATTGCTACGGACATTTTGTTCTCTTTTTAATCAATTTTCATCTTTTTTTTCTTTTTTTTCCCTGTGAAACTCCCAAAGTACTAAATTTTCTTCTCATTCCCATCGCAAGTCATGCAAACCTGGTACACAACTTGCACATCTAGTTCACATAGGAGAAATGGCAAATGAGAAATAAATATACTCTATTGGCGACGATCGTTGCTACCTTATTTTCCCAGGCTTCCCTTTTTGCGCAGGATAAAAAGGAAAAGGATAAGTCTTGGTATGAGTTGGTAAATTTTTCTGGATATGTGGACGTATACTATAACTATACTTCAAATAACCGGCAAGGGGCAACCCAGGATACAGCGGGAACTTTTCACACTTACAACAAACAATTTGCTGTAAATGCTGTGAAACTCGCAATGGAAAAGTTGGCAGATAAGGACAGTCCTTGGGGCTTCCGTATTGATATGCAAAATGGACAGAACAACATGTACCAAGAGCGTCCGTACCAAACTACTAACTCTCTCCACAACATGCAATTGTTACAACAAGCTTATGTATCAGCTTACTTTCCTGTTTTAAAAGGATTAACAGTTGATGCAGGAAAGATGGCAACTCATATCGGTTTGGAGTTACTTGACTCAAAAGATAACATAGCTTATACAATTGGTTATGTGTTCTTTAACACAATCCCCTTCATTCACACTGGTGCACGGGCAAACTTACAGATCAATGATCGATTGTCGACAGGCCTTTACCTTTACAATAGTGCCCAAGGGACTGGTTACACTGGAAATGGACAACAATTCGGTTATGTAGGTGTTACACCTTATGGTGATGCAGCAGGTGGATCAAGTTTGACAAGCACACAACAACATGCGTATGCGGATGGACCGAACCCAACAAGAGCAATCGGAACACAAGTGAAGTATGATGTTGTCCCTGATAAGTTTCAAGTTGTTTGGAACACATTGCAAGCAAATGACAACATCAAGGGAAGACAAAATAACGGATTGTATTACCTAGAACAAGCTTCAGGCACAGCTTTCCCAAAACAATCTGCTTTTAAAACAGACAATTGGATGATCCAAAACTTGATCTTAATCTTCAAACCAACTGATAAATTGACAACCATCTTTGACTATACTTACGGTGAAAGAAATGGACAAACTAATACTGCCGCGTTTGGATATGAAGCAGGTGGAATCACAAAAACAAAGTTAGATGCTGCATTACCTGGTCTTGTTCCAGCTTTACCTACAGAATTGACTGCCGCTGGACTTA of the Leptospira biflexa serovar Patoc strain 'Patoc 1 (Paris)' genome contains:
- a CDS encoding motility protein A, with translation MIHSTLLGILVAILSVFVAILIEGASLRSFFHIPAMFLIVGGTLGATFASFSISQISKAVRDTRYALRKQKETDLKLVFFRFWEKARKDGLLSLEDESKKLDNSFLQKGIQLIVDGSDPRTIEEILWEAHEEKEKVDLKSAKIFETAAGFSPTIGIIGTVLGLVTVLENLDGGTKALGQGIATAFIATFYGISFANLILLPISNQLKVVAKRESNERQAIMRGILSLQSGENRRILAERIDPFVN
- a CDS encoding class I SAM-dependent methyltransferase encodes the protein MTERGLGALTMFENRLRKLKKEREKWAKRENINCYRIYSEDIPQIPFILDRYPNGLVLYDKSSLRFQAETDHDARLKEIVRIVMEVFQIPENKLFLKQRKKQKGLDQYEKFSIEGNFFWTTEANLEFRINLSDYLDTGLFLDHRITRSWLKEKSKNKSVLNLFSYTGAFSVYAASGGASKTKSIDLSKTYCDWAVQNLRRNGFEGSNHKIINADILKWIEEESKNPNRERYDFIFLDPPTFSNSKKMYEEWEVQTKHRNLLLLLLTKFLSDKGEIWFSTNFRKFKMEVEEEEWKERGYQCLNRTKESIPPDFRDEKIHQLFCIMPLV
- a CDS encoding ribonuclease HI family protein, which codes for MSTKDTTFVYCDGSSRGNPGPAAIGVSFQNNEGMEFHFLSEKIGNATNNVAEWNALSRGMEEAIRQSIKKIKFRLDSELVVKQMKGEYKVKNKDLMVFKTKCDQLKNSFESFDIQYIPREQNARADQLANFAQDSKP
- a CDS encoding Fur family transcriptional regulator, which produces MAGDPSQILKKIGLKVTKNREQVLSILQGSTRPLNHQEIMEKLPKEESWDRVTIYRALSDLEEKNLLNSLHSADRVTYFELKSDGNHIVSAAHGHLICNVCGKIECIDDPWNGMPSSKQLKGFTTESVEIVFRGKCRNCQ
- a CDS encoding CCA tRNA nucleotidyltransferase, which produces MPIDQSLTTLIPTLHKKHLDTINFALKNAGFECYLVGGSVRDLVMKKIPKEYDLTTNAEPKDVKKLFRTVIDTGIEHGTVTVVLDKVNYEVTTYRIDKDYVDGRRPGHVEFGTTLHEDLKRRDFTMNALAYDLTSGVLIDDHNGLADIKSKTIRTIGNPIQRFTEDGLRPIRALRFASTLNFKIDEETKKAIHQTKHITKKISLERFQDEILKSFLGEKPSVMIALLVEENLFQVFLPSMQLDLIPNEIFLEELNKVSKDLVGLQLSFAFYSILPNVSLKELETYLRSLKFSGQNIKDTLLFSELIQKWNQYPDLNSLTTYDIKKYFLAPVKRHFQSRYELNEIFFQKLTPIFGNEIMKLLSIWNENPPLLLSDLSINGNHLSENFPDLPKLKFGEVLSFLLELVLQSPKENEFHKLITHSAEFINNLTK
- a CDS encoding porin; the protein is MRNKYTLLATIVATLFSQASLFAQDKKEKDKSWYELVNFSGYVDVYYNYTSNNRQGATQDTAGTFHTYNKQFAVNAVKLAMEKLADKDSPWGFRIDMQNGQNNMYQERPYQTTNSLHNMQLLQQAYVSAYFPVLKGLTVDAGKMATHIGLELLDSKDNIAYTIGYVFFNTIPFIHTGARANLQINDRLSTGLYLYNSAQGTGYTGNGQQFGYVGVTPYGDAAGGSSLTSTQQHAYADGPNPTRAIGTQVKYDVVPDKFQVVWNTLQANDNIKGRQNNGLYYLEQASGTAFPKQSAFKTDNWMIQNLILIFKPTDKLTTIFDYTYGERNGQTNTAAFGYEAGGITKTKLDAALPGLVPALPTELTAAGLTNDTNLSRENKIKRIYQTYQVQAKYQFTDFFALGFRFEYLDDKRYGGALVVNPPLFAVTPADRYDLKFQDSIGARAVSNYGQIKTLTFTPTFDLTENLQVKVDLRRDWGPGQQFVDTSGRPASQQNGIIVGMVAKF